AGAGACTGCACCTAGCATGGAGAGATTGCACCAAGCATGGAGCCATGgaacctccctgagcagggactgCACCAAGCATGGAGCCATGGAACCTCCTTGAGCAGGGACtgcacccagcacagagccaaggagagctgagcagagactgcacccagcacagagccatgtGCACCCAGCATGGAGCCATGGGACCTCCCTGGAGATGGCCTTGGCCTCCTGCGAGTCCATCCTGACTCCTGCCCCACTGATGGGAAAAGGTTTGTGTGTGCACACCTGAGAGCCTCTCGGCAAATACCTGTGGAGACATCCCAGTCAAAGGTAGAACACTGTGTCCATAGATGtacttattaaaataaataattagaaTAATAAGTAttggaaaaaaggcaaataagaataataaataCTTAGAACCTGTGTTCTGTGTGGTGGAGTATGGAAGTGGGAGGACTTCTATACTTCACCACATAGCTGTGGGCAGCCATGCCTCTGCAGCACTCACTGCATGGCAAAAACATCACACCCTGCAGGagtgcagcttgggctgatTATGGCAAAGAATTGTTCACACAATTCACTGAAGTCAGAAAAGTTCCATTCAAATATAAACAAAACCTAACACAGAGGTCCACTGTACTTAAGGAATTATTTCCCTCTAACCCTGAAGATATGGATGTAGCTTTTATCTCCTCCAACAGATGTGTCTGCCCTCTACCCAGTAATGGTCCACTCAAGTAAAAGCATCATATGAAGAGAAACAATAATGCTATAAAACAAAGACCTTTCACTACTCCAGGTCCATTCCACACCCAAAGGTTTCCTTCATCAAAGGAATAAACAGGACAGTATTTGTTGAGGTTTAAGCCACAGTAACATTTTAAGGTGCCAATAGCTTTCAACATGGTTCGATCTGCAGACCTATTTAAAAACCCAATTATGCAATGGAGCAGGACAGAGAAACAAAACCTCCTTTCCAGAAGATTTGCTCTTCTATTTAACAGAACATATAGAAGGCAACAGATCTCACAGGGCCAGGCTGACAACATCCATCATTACAGCTCTGGGAACTACTGCAGCATGCACAAAGCTCCACTCACACCTCCCAAGGAATTCAACTGGAAGTCACTGCACCTCAAAAGCCAGCCATGGTCTCCTGTAATCTACAACACCAAACTCAAACTGCTGTGACAGAAATCTCTACTGAGGAGCTCCAACACAAACCTCTGAGAAGTTAAAGTACCCACTCCAGCAAACCTTCACAGTCCCAAGAAGACACATGGCACACGCCAGGCTAACCAGCAAAGTTTTCTAAGAAATCATACTGAAACTCATAGATTTAACACACAGATGGCCCACAACACCTGCAAGAGTTAAAATACAAAACCTTCTCAAGAGGTAACACCAAATGCTGCTAAAGACAAAcaaagccaggctgtgccctgctgcagcaatcaccagtgctctgcacagcaatcccagtgtgtgcagcactgcccagctgcccACAGTACaactggagcagctctgtgtgctagGGCTAGTACTGGGAGAGGAACagtatttatgaaaataaaagaactgAATTGAAGCCTCTATGCTGCTGTCTAGAACTTACAGTTACGTTTGTACCACCCATTCCCTAGGGGAAATGACATACAATACAAACAGGCCTAGTTGTTCAATTATTCAAGTATTAAAAGATTCACAGAAAAGCATCTGAGAAACATAACATTTTAATAGATGAAATAAATACTCCAGTACATGCAAGATAAAAACTgacattggaaaaaaaaaaattaaaaatcacttttgttATAGtgtaattttgtttgtttgtttaaacaCTCACAGTAGCTTTTCCCCCAGTTTGGAAATCAACACATGGAAAACATAATCACAACCTCCAGTCCTTCCACTCCTACACACCAAATGCACTTCTAACCTAACACttgatgcaaaataaaaaaaagtcatacaaaacaaaaacaaacaaaatagtAGCTACATCCATCATCTAtgtgttgttgggttttttcatttttttaaatgagttaGAACTGAGGTAACCTTTTTCCTGCACAACCGAACAGCAAAATTTAGAAGGGAAATTTCGGAAGACAAGACAAGACAAACTTTAAAAACCGCACCCAGCGCGattaaagctcttttttttctcctttttctaaGATACCCCCACCTCCCCAAATATAAAAAACTTTGAAACAGTTTTACCACTTGTGTGAAGACCTTGTTGAATAAAGGAAAATTTATCGGCAGATACTTGCTTaactttaaagtaaaataaaaagaagccaAAACTGGCTACCTTTATTAGTACATATAGTTTGAATACGTTCTGCTTCTTCACCACATGAAATCAAAGGATTGGGCTCATCCAAGCAAATTCTTTGGTATACAAAAAAAGGGGTGAGGAGGTGGgatattattttcctttagcAATGACTGGGATCTAAACAGAAGATGTGGGGGTTAATTCACAGAATTGGAGTTCACTGGCGGTAAAGTCCTGGGTGAAGATCTTTCTCTTAGTGCCTGAGATAGCAGGTTGCAGCCATCCGAGACGGCGCAAGCTGAGTTCCTCAACCGTTCCCTGTAATCGCTCATTTTGGTGCTACTTTCGGGGTGTTGGGCGATATCCCTGAGGCATTGGGTCAGGAGCACACAAGCAGATACCACGCTCATGGCTCCTCCTAGGATGGCAGTTTGCACAGCTTTGCCCTCTGGATTAATGGTGGCAGCTTTACCCAAAAACTGGGGCTCAGTGGCAAAGCCCACCAGAGCATAGACGGACTGCACCAAAGGTCCACTGAACAAGACGCACCGGTTCCTGGTCAGCTCGCTGGGCGAGGTCTTGACCTCCTTGACACACGCCAAGAGGGCAGAGGCGCTGGTGCTCATGCATTTGACACTGAGTTTGAACTGCTCCTTAGCAAATTTATCCTTGGATTTCTCACTGGCCAGCACGCAGGCGTCTGTCAGGAATTTCAAGTTCTTGGACATGTTCTGAGAAacctccagcaggagctgagggctcATATCTGCCAAAGGGGTGGTCTTCAAGACCCCGCAGCCGTGCTCCACCTCATGCCTACATCGGGTCACCTTGTAGCGATCCACCAAGCCAGGCATGGCAGGCTGGGCACCCGGAGTCTCCACTGCAGCCAGGTAGGCAGCGTGGGCAGAGCACTCGGTCAGGGAGACCACCAGCTCCCCCATCTCCATCAGGCTTTCTCCCACCTCCCCGAAGCGTCCCATGTTGAGCTGGCTCTGGACGTCATGGGTCAAGATGGAGAGTCCTTTGGTCCTGGCAATGATCGTGTCCCTGCACTTCTCAAAGGACTCACCGAAGACAGACAGGCTCTCGGTGTTCACCGGCCTGGTCTCGCTCGACAGCAGAAGCAGATCGGCCACCAGTTGCATCTTGATCTTGCAGTGGTCGCAGATAGAGATGAGCTTCttcctctgcagggagctgctgctggggatgccGCCGCCGGACACCTCGCTGCTGGACTTGCCGGAGCCACCGCTAGCCATAGCGCCGGGGGGGCACTCGCATGCCGCTCGCTACCCCGCTGCTgccgcctccgccgccgcccGAGCAGTCCCGACTGAGCCCGGCAGGATCGCTCTGCCTTTTCCGCAACATCATTCCATTAATCGCCGGGAGGCAAGAAAAGGCTCTGGGCGCCGGGGCTGCCGCCGCTCGGGGAGCGAGCTCGGCCGGGtcgcccgccccgctccggcGCCAGCCTCCGCTCCTATGGCGCTCCCGCGGCGGGGCGGCGCTCGCCGGGCGCCCCCGGGCCCCGGTCTGGCATCCTTTAGCTACAAATacgtaattttttttctcctttcctcctcgCACTCTGGCTCGCCTTCCTTCCACCGTCTCGTCCGGCTCCCCGGCTGCGGGATCCTGCGCGAAGTTCCCTTTAGCGGACGCGGTACCTCAGGGACGCTCCGCCGCCGCGCGGAGTTGGGGCAGGGGCGCAGCCCTCCAAGTTGCTACCGCGCCCCCGGCGCCTCCGCTCGGGGAGCGCCCGCCGGGCGCAGCTCGCAGGGGCCGGAGGGGCGGCGGCTGCGCACCATGTGCCGCCCCCGGCgcccgccgcggccccggcTCGCAGGAAGCGCCGCGGAGGGTGTGGCCCGCCcgccccgcacggccccgccgcGCACCCGCGGGGAGCCGGCCcgggaggggagaggggcacGGCGGGGAGCCGGGACGCGGGGGAGCGcgggggaaggaaaaaaaaaaataaagaagaaagagaggagagggtaaaaaaaaaaaagctccacCGGATCCGGGTGCTGGGGCGGGCGGGCGGATCCGTTCCCCTTCCTTTGCCGCTGCCTCACTCCTTCCTGCCGCGATCATTCACGCGGGCGCTGCGCGCtcgctccccgccgccgccgtccATCCCCTGCGCCCCGGGCCCTCCTCGCCGGCTCCCGCGGTGGCGCCGCCGCACCAA
The Melospiza georgiana isolate bMelGeo1 chromosome 13, bMelGeo1.pri, whole genome shotgun sequence genome window above contains:
- the TLNRD1 gene encoding talin rod domain-containing protein 1; this encodes MASGGSGKSSSEVSGGGIPSSSSLQRKKLISICDHCKIKMQLVADLLLLSSETRPVNTESLSVFGESFEKCRDTIIARTKGLSILTHDVQSQLNMGRFGEVGESLMEMGELVVSLTECSAHAAYLAAVETPGAQPAMPGLVDRYKVTRCRHEVEHGCGVLKTTPLADMSPQLLLEVSQNMSKNLKFLTDACVLASEKSKDKFAKEQFKLSVKCMSTSASALLACVKEVKTSPSELTRNRCVLFSGPLVQSVYALVGFATEPQFLGKAATINPEGKAVQTAILGGAMSVVSACVLLTQCLRDIAQHPESSTKMSDYRERLRNSACAVSDGCNLLSQALRERSSPRTLPPVNSNSVN